From Papaver somniferum cultivar HN1 unplaced genomic scaffold, ASM357369v1 unplaced-scaffold_99, whole genome shotgun sequence, the proteins below share one genomic window:
- the LOC113346410 gene encoding uncharacterized protein LOC113346410, translated as MTTGTRAGTRLTKRRLLSRQDKSTPYPCWEVSDKDVRHPKKKHHKAIAQKKDWEDATCSVCLEYPHNAVLLLCSSHDKGCRPYMCATSYRYSNCLDQFEKAYAKLLSDEENLRSTGAEKSAAAELAACPLCRGQVKGWTVVEPAREYLNAKKRSCMQENCSFVGAYKELRKHVRREHPCARPREVDPALEQKWRRLENERERDDVMSTIRSSMPGSMVFGDYVIERNSHHNFDAMDEDDDDDEEADDDDVGSFDLGLEDNNFLNVFFLLHAIGPAGNHSLNTRLRRQERHRSLLDGERVGRGGGIGNLIAAGSGGEVEAAPVSEDDEDDDDDVSTHVQRRGRVLLNRSERRRRRRSQRRSTDMT; from the coding sequence ATGACGACCGGTACAAGAGCAGGCACACGATTGACCAAGCGCAGGCTTCTTTCTCGTCAGGATAAGTCAACTCCATATCCATGCTGGGAGGTTTCAGATAAGGATGTGCGTCACCCAAAGAAGAAACACCATAAAGCAATTGCCCAGAAGAAAGACTGGGAAGATGCAACTTGTTCTGTTTGCCTAGAGTACCCGCATAATGCTGTCCTCCTCCTTTGTTCCTCCCATGACAAGGGCTGCCGTCCATACATGTGTGCCACGAGCTACCGCTACTCCAACTGCCTTGACCAGTTTGAGAAGGCCTACGCCAAGCTTCTGTCTGATGAAGAAAACCTGCGTAGTACTGGAGCTGAGAAGTCCGCAGCAGCGGAGCTTGCTGCATGTCCACTTTGCAGAGGGCAAGTTAAAGGTTGGACAGTTGTTGAACCGGCTCGCGAATATCTTAATGCCAAGAAGAGAAGCTGCATGCAAGAGAACTGCTCATTCGTTGGTGCATACAAAGAACTAAGGAAGCATGTCAGGAGGGAACATCCATGTGCACGTCCACGGGAAGTCGACCCTGCACTCGAACAAAAATGGAGGCGACTTGAAAATGAAAGAGAACGTGATGATGTGATGAGCACAATAAGATCATCTATGCCGGGGTCAATGGTTTTTGGTGATTATGTAATAGAAAGGAACAGCCATCACAACTTTGATGCTATGgacgaggatgatgatgatgatgaggaagcaGATGATGACGACGTAGGAAGTTTCGATTTGGGACTTGAAGACAATAACTTTCTAAATGTATTTTTCCTTCTTCATGCAATTGGGCCAGCTGGAAATCACAGCCTAAACACACGTCTGAGGCGGCAAGAGAGGCACCGTAGTCTATTGGATGGAGAAAGGGTGGGTAGGGGTGGTGGAATTGGAAACCTCATAGCAGCGGGAAGTGGTGGCGAAGTTGAAGCTGCTCCTGTGTCCGAAGATGACGAAGACGACGATGATGATGTGTCCACACATGTGCAGCGCCGAGGTCGTGTGCTTCTTAATAGATCGGAGAGGAGACGGAGACGACGAAGCCAGAGGAGATCAACAGATATGACCTGA